A single region of the Saprospiraceae bacterium genome encodes:
- a CDS encoding efflux RND transporter permease subunit has product MPTRAPFSTLMLFAVLSVVGWGLLPLLNVQYIPSPPGGQLRVSYQWAGATPALIESQVTSPLEGAFALVDGVKRIYSVSGHGQGYIQLDLAEEAALDYLRFEIASKIRQLYPSFPKEVPFPQLSLQRGEEKQEDRPILVYALSGDEQASELYRYAAEVILPQLALESGLQQMTVSGGNRLNWRIGLDEAKMRALQVSPAQIAEALRSHFLATPMGQSTIGTHTTFIQLQTPSASALQAKDLLDIPIQFQKGRLIRLGELGTAQLVEERAYQYYRINGQNSIRILFYPNAQVNTIRLAAAVREKVKALTENLPPSYQLHLEDDATTYLSTELEKIKRRTLLSLGILLLFTLIVYRSWSYLFLIACSLVANLGIAFIAYYFFQVELHLYALAGITVSFGIIIDNTIVMAHHLSTQANRKVFSALLAATLTSMSALVIIFYLPEQWQLNLLDFAKVMMINLAVSLAIAWWFIPALMAYFQTSQKEKAIRFAAQRRGAWIWRTYHRGLSFLLRFRKSMVVATILAFGLPVFMLPNKVEGWHWYNQYLGNDWYVEEIKPIVNRLLGGTLRLFSWYVYEGSSYRQATETVLYIQGSMPQGTTIEQMNAVFHQIDQYLGQYPNEIKQYTTQVSSGQFGQTAIYFQPAHAFHFPHLLKSRLLAYSLNLGGVAWHIYGVGQGFSNANSGSAPSFRTAMYGYNKEELARQAQRFADQLLLHPRIQEVNTEANINWWEKKLYQYDLQWQNETMAALQLRPQQLVNFLQGYNQHPKTILSLPSGQTIQWAYLDASDKNLWNLQHSTQPLDSAMIRFADLAQLEKKQMSNALHKENQQYIRQVAFDYTGSARFGSLYLDEVIDQMRKEMPLGYAIKRQSHSFYQQEQQKLYGLLPLVIGLIFFICAIHFESLRQAWNIILLIPISFIGIFMTFYWFDFPFDQGGYTAFILLSGLVVNSLILILSDYNRLRQQFSKRTALGLYLKAFRQKITPILLSILSTGLGLIPFLLDGEQEVFWFALAVGTIGGLVFSVFVLLFITPVFYVRL; this is encoded by the coding sequence ATGCCTACGCGCGCGCCCTTTAGTACCCTGATGCTCTTTGCAGTACTCTCCGTAGTCGGATGGGGCTTGTTGCCTTTGCTGAACGTGCAGTATATCCCTAGCCCACCGGGAGGCCAATTGCGGGTGAGCTACCAATGGGCGGGCGCTACCCCAGCCTTGATCGAAAGCCAGGTGACCAGCCCGCTGGAAGGGGCCTTTGCCCTGGTAGATGGCGTGAAGCGAATTTATTCGGTATCCGGACATGGGCAGGGTTATATCCAGTTGGATTTGGCGGAGGAAGCCGCCTTGGATTATTTGCGCTTTGAGATTGCTTCGAAAATCAGGCAGTTGTACCCCAGCTTTCCAAAGGAGGTCCCCTTTCCGCAACTAAGTTTGCAACGCGGAGAAGAGAAACAGGAAGATCGACCGATCCTGGTTTATGCCCTCAGTGGTGACGAGCAAGCCTCGGAACTGTACCGGTATGCGGCTGAGGTTATTTTACCGCAACTGGCCCTGGAATCGGGCTTGCAACAAATGACCGTCAGCGGGGGCAATCGACTCAACTGGCGGATTGGCCTGGACGAAGCCAAAATGAGGGCCCTTCAAGTTTCTCCTGCACAAATTGCGGAGGCATTGCGTTCTCATTTCCTGGCTACACCAATGGGACAATCGACCATTGGCACGCATACGACTTTTATTCAATTACAGACGCCAAGCGCCTCAGCGCTTCAAGCTAAAGATCTCCTCGATATTCCCATACAATTCCAGAAGGGGCGATTGATTCGACTGGGGGAACTTGGGACTGCCCAACTGGTGGAAGAAAGGGCGTACCAATATTATCGGATCAATGGGCAAAACAGCATTCGGATCCTTTTTTATCCCAATGCACAGGTCAATACCATCCGATTAGCGGCTGCGGTACGAGAAAAAGTAAAGGCCCTGACAGAAAACTTGCCTCCCAGCTATCAACTGCACCTAGAGGACGACGCTACCACTTATTTGTCAACCGAACTAGAAAAGATCAAAAGAAGAACCTTATTGTCACTGGGCATTCTATTGCTTTTCACACTGATAGTGTATCGATCCTGGTCTTATCTATTTCTTATTGCTTGCAGCCTAGTGGCTAACCTGGGCATCGCCTTTATTGCCTATTACTTCTTTCAGGTGGAACTGCACTTGTATGCGCTGGCGGGCATTACCGTTTCCTTTGGTATCATCATAGATAATACGATTGTAATGGCTCATCACCTGAGCACCCAAGCCAATCGGAAAGTTTTCTCAGCTTTGCTAGCGGCTACGTTAACGAGCATGTCTGCGCTGGTGATTATTTTCTACCTACCAGAACAATGGCAACTCAATTTGCTCGATTTCGCTAAAGTAATGATGATCAATCTGGCTGTTTCTTTGGCTATTGCATGGTGGTTTATTCCAGCCTTAATGGCTTATTTCCAAACATCTCAAAAAGAAAAGGCAATCCGATTTGCTGCACAAAGGCGAGGGGCTTGGATCTGGCGTACTTATCACAGAGGATTAAGCTTTTTATTGCGCTTTCGCAAAAGCATGGTGGTGGCCACCATTTTGGCATTTGGTCTGCCCGTTTTTATGTTACCCAATAAGGTTGAGGGATGGCATTGGTATAATCAATACCTAGGCAACGATTGGTATGTAGAGGAAATCAAACCCATTGTCAATAGATTGTTGGGAGGGACGTTGCGACTGTTCTCCTGGTATGTGTATGAAGGTTCGTCCTACCGGCAGGCAACGGAGACGGTTTTGTATATTCAGGGGAGTATGCCACAGGGGACGACCATTGAGCAAATGAATGCGGTCTTTCACCAAATCGACCAATACTTGGGGCAATATCCGAATGAGATAAAACAGTACACAACACAAGTGAGCAGTGGCCAATTTGGTCAGACGGCTATTTACTTTCAGCCTGCTCATGCTTTTCATTTTCCCCATTTGCTAAAAAGTCGACTTTTGGCCTATTCTCTAAACTTAGGTGGAGTAGCCTGGCATATTTATGGTGTAGGGCAAGGCTTCTCCAATGCCAATTCGGGCTCAGCTCCTAGCTTTCGAACGGCTATGTATGGTTATAATAAAGAGGAGTTGGCGCGCCAAGCCCAGCGATTTGCGGATCAACTGCTGCTCCATCCGCGCATTCAGGAAGTTAATACAGAAGCCAATATCAATTGGTGGGAGAAAAAGTTGTACCAATACGATCTTCAATGGCAGAACGAAACCATGGCTGCCCTACAGCTTAGGCCCCAGCAATTAGTCAACTTCTTGCAGGGCTATAACCAACATCCAAAAACCATCCTCAGCCTCCCTTCCGGCCAAACCATCCAATGGGCGTATTTGGATGCATCGGACAAAAATCTTTGGAACCTTCAGCACAGCACACAGCCCTTGGATAGCGCTATGATTCGCTTTGCGGACTTGGCCCAATTGGAAAAAAAGCAAATGAGTAATGCCCTTCATAAGGAAAACCAACAATACATTCGGCAGGTAGCATTTGACTATACGGGTAGCGCCCGATTTGGCAGCCTATACCTCGATGAGGTTATTGACCAGATGCGCAAAGAAATGCCATTGGGCTATGCTATAAAACGCCAAAGCCATTCCTTTTACCAGCAGGAACAACAAAAACTATACGGACTCCTGCCGCTTGTCATCGGGCTCATCTTTTTTATCTGTGCAATTCACTTTGAATCTCTTCGGCAAGCCTGGAATATCATTTTGCTCATCCCGATTTCTTTTATTGGCATTTTTATGACCTTTTACTGGTTCGATTTTCCTTTTGACCAGGGTGGCTATACTGCTTTTATTTTATTAAGTGGGTTGGTGGTAAATAGCCTTATTTTAATTTTAAGCGATTACAACCGGCTTCGGCAGCAATTTTCCAAACGGACTGCTTTAGGCCTTTACCTCAAAGCCTTTAGGCAAAAAATAACGCCTATTCTCTTATCCATCTTATCGACGGGTTTGGGGCTCATCCCTTTTCTGTTAGATGGTGAGCAAGAGGTGTTTTGGTTTGCCCTCGCAGTGGGTACGATTGGGGGATTAGTGTTCTCCGTATTTGTTTTATTATTTATTACGCCTGTATTTTATGTCCGTCTCTGA
- a CDS encoding carbohydrate-binding family 6 protein has translation MKIAQAPLLNPFIPLMCSALCLFSCSTKQADIKISGELAPPPVQFALQELTSAIQLAGKGVLQLENNDSKADITFVIRSDDERLKPEGFSIEKVGGTIKVIGADVAGAMYGGMELAEQIRLFGLAGVEATLQNPYMERRGTKFNIPLDMRSPSYSDASDAAQKNIPTMWDFSFWQGYIDNLARYRYNFISLWSLHPFPSMVKVPDYPDIALQDVQRSTVDWQEYYHLHGTGLDAPDILANPQTVKQMSIEEKMAFWQKVMKYGKDHNVDFYVVTWNIFVNGTAGQYGITDAIDNPITRDYFRKSVKQMFVTYPDLAGIGLTTGENMGDAGFEEKEDWAFETYAQGVLDAAEEMPDRHFTFIHRQHQAGALAIAEKFKPLRDRDNIEFLFSFKYAAAHVFSATQQHFHQKFVEDIKGMKTIWTLRNDDVYHFRWGAPDFVREFISNIPHEVSRGIYYGSDQWVWGREFLMKDPETPRQLEIVKHWYHWMLWGRLGYNPQLSNERFIQILQDHYPGVAAEKLFAAWQDASMIYPITTGFHWGPLDFQWYIEACKSRPAYAQNETGFHDVNRFISLPPHPKSGFQSIPDFVAMTTSNGSSELSSPLAVATQLHATADKALLNLETLAAGENKALQATLQDIRTMAYLGKYYAHKIAGATQLALYRKTQDQTYQDQALTELTQALSYWEKYTAAAMTQNINPLWTNRVGYVDWIQITEWVKGDIEIAKAG, from the coding sequence GCAGTGCACTTTGTTTGTTCAGTTGTTCAACAAAGCAGGCTGACATCAAGATTAGCGGAGAACTTGCACCCCCGCCGGTACAGTTTGCCCTTCAGGAGCTAACATCGGCTATTCAACTAGCTGGAAAAGGCGTTTTGCAGTTGGAAAATAACGATAGTAAGGCTGATATTACCTTTGTGATCCGATCGGATGATGAACGATTAAAACCCGAGGGGTTTAGTATAGAAAAAGTAGGCGGAACCATTAAGGTCATAGGCGCGGATGTTGCGGGTGCGATGTATGGTGGGATGGAATTGGCCGAACAGATCCGTTTGTTTGGCCTGGCAGGAGTAGAAGCAACCTTGCAAAACCCGTACATGGAGCGCCGCGGGACCAAGTTTAATATCCCGCTTGATATGCGATCGCCTAGTTATTCGGATGCCAGTGACGCTGCCCAAAAGAATATTCCAACCATGTGGGATTTTAGTTTTTGGCAAGGATATATAGATAACCTGGCGCGTTATCGTTATAACTTTATCTCACTTTGGAGTCTGCATCCTTTTCCGTCGATGGTAAAAGTGCCCGATTATCCCGATATAGCATTGCAGGATGTTCAGCGATCTACCGTGGATTGGCAAGAATATTATCACCTACATGGCACGGGCCTGGATGCACCGGATATCCTGGCAAACCCCCAAACGGTCAAGCAAATGTCTATAGAAGAAAAGATGGCCTTTTGGCAAAAAGTCATGAAATACGGCAAAGACCACAATGTCGATTTTTATGTGGTGACCTGGAATATTTTTGTCAATGGTACGGCTGGCCAATACGGCATTACCGACGCCATTGATAACCCGATCACCCGCGACTATTTCCGCAAGAGCGTCAAACAAATGTTTGTCACCTATCCAGATCTGGCAGGGATTGGATTAACCACTGGTGAAAACATGGGTGATGCGGGGTTTGAAGAAAAAGAAGATTGGGCCTTTGAAACCTATGCCCAAGGAGTGCTGGATGCCGCCGAGGAAATGCCCGACCGCCATTTTACTTTTATCCACCGCCAACACCAGGCGGGTGCTTTGGCTATTGCGGAAAAATTCAAGCCGCTACGGGATCGAGATAATATTGAATTTTTATTCAGCTTTAAATACGCTGCGGCCCATGTGTTTAGTGCGACCCAACAGCATTTCCATCAAAAGTTTGTGGAAGATATTAAAGGCATGAAAACGATCTGGACCTTGCGCAATGACGATGTGTATCATTTTCGTTGGGGCGCCCCGGATTTTGTCCGCGAATTTATCAGCAATATTCCCCATGAGGTATCGCGAGGTATATATTATGGATCAGATCAATGGGTGTGGGGCCGTGAGTTTTTAATGAAAGACCCTGAGACTCCTCGACAACTTGAAATTGTAAAACATTGGTACCATTGGATGCTTTGGGGCCGCCTGGGCTATAACCCTCAATTATCCAATGAACGCTTTATCCAAATCCTGCAAGATCATTACCCCGGCGTGGCGGCAGAAAAACTATTTGCAGCTTGGCAGGATGCCTCCATGATTTACCCCATAACAACGGGGTTTCACTGGGGGCCCCTCGACTTTCAGTGGTACATTGAGGCTTGTAAAAGCCGACCAGCTTATGCCCAAAACGAAACGGGTTTTCACGATGTGAATCGTTTCATCTCCCTGCCGCCCCATCCCAAGTCCGGTTTTCAATCCATCCCTGACTTTGTAGCGATGACCACCAGCAATGGCAGCAGCGAATTGAGCAGCCCGCTTGCCGTCGCCACTCAGCTCCACGCCACCGCCGATAAGGCCCTGTTGAACCTGGAAACCTTGGCTGCTGGAGAAAACAAAGCATTACAAGCGACCTTACAAGATATCCGCACCATGGCCTACCTCGGAAAATACTATGCCCACAAAATTGCCGGTGCTACCCAACTGGCCCTCTACCGCAAAACCCAAGACCAAACCTACCAGGACCAGGCGCTAACCGAACTTACCCAAGCCCTCTCTTACTGGGAAAAATACACCGCCGCCGCCATGACTCAAAATATTAACCCTTTATGGACTAATCGCGTAGGGTATGTCGATTGGATACAGATTACGGAATGGGTAAAGGGGGATATTGAGATAGCGAAAGCTGGGTGA